The proteins below come from a single Sorghum bicolor cultivar BTx623 chromosome 4, Sorghum_bicolor_NCBIv3, whole genome shotgun sequence genomic window:
- the LOC8068920 gene encoding homeobox-leucine zipper protein HOX7 isoform X1 yields the protein MELELSLGDSRAPAKSTFMPALTPIHAGEGEGHELVLELGVGTAKRAEQDNQKTVVQAEAVQEEEEETCSYNESPVELSLVCPLLPASTEIGTVYSEVCGRGSDVNTVLVDGDTAQGRSLSTSSLALEVPVRQTADQEAAEDAEISGVGGGTRKKLRLSMEQSAFLEDIFKAHSTLSPKQKSDLANRLSLRPRQVEVWFQNRRARTKLKQTEVDCEYLKRCCENLAQENRRLQREVAELRAQRISNTAAYTFYGHHLPASGFSTARVCPSCDKNKGTAHYTAISAPSAVVTPPSAVSTTLFARPHFGPFTIHPLLRRQPSATS from the exons ATGGAGCTTGAGCTTAGTCTGGGGGATTCTCGAGCTCCAGCAAAGAGCACTTTCATGCCTGCACTGACTCCTATACACGCAGGTGAAGGAGAAGGCCATGAGCTTGTGCTAGAGCTAGGAGTAGGGACTGCCAAAAGAGCTGAACAGGACAATCAAAAGACGGTCGTGCAAGCAGAAGCTGtgcaggaggaagaagaagaaacatGCTCATACAACGAGTCACCTGTCGAGCTGAGCCTCGTCTGCCCTTTGCTGCCTGCCTCGACAGAAATAG GGACCGTGTATTCAGAGGTGTGCGGACGAGGATCTGATGTGAACACTGTTCTGGTGGATGGAGACACAGCACAAGGAAGATCTTTGTCAACTTCGTCCTTGGCTTTGGAGGTTCCTGTTCGGCAGACAGCTGATCAGGAAGCTGCAGAGGATGCGGAGATTAGTGGGGTTGGCGGGGGAACGAGGAAGAAGCTGAGGCTGTCCATGGAGCAGTCTGCGTTCCTGGAGGATATCTTTAAGGCACACAGCACACTTTCCCCA AAACAGAAGAGTGATTTGGCGAACCGGCTTAGCCTTCGACCGCGCCAGGTGGAGGTCTGGTTTCAGAACAGAAGAGCGAG AACTAAGCTAAAGCAAACGGAGGTGGACTGTGAGTACTTGAAGCGTTGCTGCGAGAACCTAGCACAGGAGAACCGAAGGCTCCAGAGGGAGGTAGCAGAGCTGCGTGCCCAGCGTATTTCCAACACCGCTGCCTACACGTTTTACGGCCATCATCTGCCTGCATCAGGGTTCAGCACAGCCCGAGTGTGTCCCTCATGTGATAAAAACAAGGGCACAGCTCACTACACTGCTATCAGCGCACCATCAGCAGTAGTGACACCACCATCGGCGGTGTCCACCACCTTGTTCGCCAGGCCTCACTTCGGACCCTTCACCATCCACCCACTGCTCCGCCGCCAGCCGTCGGCGACCTCCTGA
- the LOC8068920 gene encoding homeobox-leucine zipper protein HOX7 isoform X2, whose protein sequence is MELELSLGDSRAPAKSTFMPALTPIHAGEGEGHELVLELGVGTAKRAEQDNQKTVVQAEAVQEEEEETCSYNESPVELSLVCPLLPASTEIEVCGRGSDVNTVLVDGDTAQGRSLSTSSLALEVPVRQTADQEAAEDAEISGVGGGTRKKLRLSMEQSAFLEDIFKAHSTLSPKQKSDLANRLSLRPRQVEVWFQNRRARTKLKQTEVDCEYLKRCCENLAQENRRLQREVAELRAQRISNTAAYTFYGHHLPASGFSTARVCPSCDKNKGTAHYTAISAPSAVVTPPSAVSTTLFARPHFGPFTIHPLLRRQPSATS, encoded by the exons ATGGAGCTTGAGCTTAGTCTGGGGGATTCTCGAGCTCCAGCAAAGAGCACTTTCATGCCTGCACTGACTCCTATACACGCAGGTGAAGGAGAAGGCCATGAGCTTGTGCTAGAGCTAGGAGTAGGGACTGCCAAAAGAGCTGAACAGGACAATCAAAAGACGGTCGTGCAAGCAGAAGCTGtgcaggaggaagaagaagaaacatGCTCATACAACGAGTCACCTGTCGAGCTGAGCCTCGTCTGCCCTTTGCTGCCTGCCTCGACAGAAATAG AGGTGTGCGGACGAGGATCTGATGTGAACACTGTTCTGGTGGATGGAGACACAGCACAAGGAAGATCTTTGTCAACTTCGTCCTTGGCTTTGGAGGTTCCTGTTCGGCAGACAGCTGATCAGGAAGCTGCAGAGGATGCGGAGATTAGTGGGGTTGGCGGGGGAACGAGGAAGAAGCTGAGGCTGTCCATGGAGCAGTCTGCGTTCCTGGAGGATATCTTTAAGGCACACAGCACACTTTCCCCA AAACAGAAGAGTGATTTGGCGAACCGGCTTAGCCTTCGACCGCGCCAGGTGGAGGTCTGGTTTCAGAACAGAAGAGCGAG AACTAAGCTAAAGCAAACGGAGGTGGACTGTGAGTACTTGAAGCGTTGCTGCGAGAACCTAGCACAGGAGAACCGAAGGCTCCAGAGGGAGGTAGCAGAGCTGCGTGCCCAGCGTATTTCCAACACCGCTGCCTACACGTTTTACGGCCATCATCTGCCTGCATCAGGGTTCAGCACAGCCCGAGTGTGTCCCTCATGTGATAAAAACAAGGGCACAGCTCACTACACTGCTATCAGCGCACCATCAGCAGTAGTGACACCACCATCGGCGGTGTCCACCACCTTGTTCGCCAGGCCTCACTTCGGACCCTTCACCATCCACCCACTGCTCCGCCGCCAGCCGTCGGCGACCTCCTGA